The proteins below are encoded in one region of Triticum aestivum cultivar Chinese Spring chromosome 1B, IWGSC CS RefSeq v2.1, whole genome shotgun sequence:
- the LOC123108718 gene encoding LOW QUALITY PROTEIN: uncharacterized protein (The sequence of the model RefSeq protein was modified relative to this genomic sequence to represent the inferred CDS: deleted 1 base in 1 codon; substituted 1 base at 1 genomic stop codon), with translation MSDSLVRVSGRVGWGARRPLQRSAPRDTPSARGYRPCXRRPPGAPRAPGLWPPVRPTTVHTPSRAADQQKSFRIRPGRIAGPHPLPSRQFQPLFHSLFKVLFIFPSRYLFSIGLSPVFSLGRSLPPDLGCIPKQPDSLTAPRGATGSGPDGALTLPGAPFQGTWARSVAEDASPDYNSDGTVARFSSWAAPGSLSVTRGILVSFFSSAYLYA, from the exons ATGTCAGACTCCTTGGTCCGTGTTTCAGGACGGGTCGGATGGGGAGCCCGCAGGCCATTGCAGCGTAGTGCCCCGAGGGACACGCCT TCGGCGCGCGGGTACCGGCCGTGCTGACGACGACCACCTGGGGCACCTAGGGCCCCCGGGCTTTGGCCACCGGTGCGGCCGACAACAGTCCACACCCCGAGCCGAGCGGCGGACCAGCAAAAGTCGTTCCGCATACGGCCGGGGCGCATCGCCGGCCCCCATCCGCTTCCCTCCCGGCAATTTCAACCACTCTTTCACTCTCTTTTCAAAGTCCTTTTCATCTTTCCCTCGCGCTACTTGTTCTCTATCGGTCTCTCGCCTGTATTTAGCCTTGGAAGGAGTCTACCGCCCGATTTGGGTTGCATTCCCAAACAACCCGACTCATTGACGGCGCCTCGTGGGGCGACAGGGTCTGGGCCGGACGGGGCTCTCACCCTCCCAGGCGCCCCTTTCCAGGGGACTTGGGCCCGGTCCGTCGCTGAGGACGCCTCTCCAGACTACAATTCGGACGGCACAGTCGCCCGATTCTCAAGCTGGGCTGCTCCCGGTTCGCTCTCCGTTACTAGGGGAATCCTTGTAAGTTTCTTCTCCTCTGCTTATTTATATGCTTAA